The Enterobacter asburiae genome window below encodes:
- a CDS encoding NUDIX hydrolase: MFKPHVTVACVVHARGKFLVVEESINGKALWNQPAGHLEANETLLQAAKRELWEETGIHAEPQHFIRMHQWIAPDHTPFLRFLFAVELSETCATEPQDDDIDRCLWVTADEILNAPNLRSPLVAESIRCWQSGARLPLDVIGAFNWPFTEGVNGGGA, encoded by the coding sequence ATGTTTAAACCTCATGTCACGGTTGCCTGCGTGGTCCACGCCAGGGGTAAATTCCTTGTTGTCGAAGAGAGCATTAACGGCAAAGCGCTGTGGAACCAGCCTGCCGGACACCTTGAAGCTAATGAAACCCTGCTGCAGGCAGCAAAACGCGAGCTATGGGAAGAGACCGGCATTCACGCTGAGCCTCAGCACTTCATCCGCATGCATCAGTGGATCGCACCTGACCACACGCCCTTCCTGCGTTTTTTATTCGCCGTTGAGCTTAGCGAAACGTGCGCCACAGAGCCGCAGGATGACGATATCGACCGCTGTCTGTGGGTCACTGCCGACGAGATCCTGAACGCGCCAAACCTGCGCTCGCCGCTGGTTGCGGAAAGCATTCGCTGCTGGCAGTCAGGCGCACGTCTGCCGCTGGATGTCATCGGCGCATTTAACTGGCCGTTTACAGAGGGTGTCAACGGTGGGGGGGCGTGA
- the mnmA gene encoding tRNA 2-thiouridine(34) synthase MnmA, translated as MSDNSQKKVIVGMSGGVDSSVSAYLLQQQGYKVEGLFMKNWEEDDGEEYCTAAADLADAQAVCDKLGIELHTVNFAAEYWDNVFELFLEEYKAGRTPNPDILCNKEIKFKAFLEFAAEDLGADYIATGHYVRRADVNGKSQLLRGLDGNKDQSYFLYTLSHEQIAQSLFPVGELEKPQVRKIAEELDLITAKKKDSTGICFIGERKFRDFLGRYLPAQPGKIVTVDGEEIGQHQGLMYHTLGQRKGLGIGGTKEGSEDPWYVVDKDVENNILVVAQGHDHPRLMSVGLIAQQLHWVDREPLKGTLRCTVKTRYRQTDIPCTITALDDDRIDVRFDEPVAAVTPGQSAVFYSGEICLGGGIIEQRLPLPAV; from the coding sequence ATGTCAGATAACAGCCAGAAAAAAGTGATCGTCGGCATGTCCGGCGGTGTCGATTCCTCCGTTTCCGCCTACCTGTTACAGCAACAGGGCTATAAGGTGGAGGGCCTGTTCATGAAGAACTGGGAGGAAGATGATGGCGAGGAATACTGCACCGCCGCAGCGGATCTCGCCGACGCGCAGGCCGTATGCGATAAGCTCGGCATTGAGCTGCACACCGTTAACTTTGCCGCAGAATACTGGGACAACGTTTTTGAACTCTTCCTCGAAGAGTACAAAGCGGGCCGCACGCCGAACCCGGATATTCTGTGCAACAAAGAGATCAAATTTAAGGCCTTCCTGGAATTCGCCGCGGAAGATCTGGGCGCTGACTACATCGCGACCGGTCACTACGTGCGTCGCGCAGATGTGAATGGCAAAAGCCAGCTGCTGCGCGGTCTGGACGGCAACAAAGATCAAAGCTACTTCCTCTATACGCTGAGCCACGAGCAAATCGCCCAGAGCCTGTTCCCGGTCGGCGAGCTGGAAAAGCCGCAGGTGCGTAAAATCGCCGAAGAGCTGGACCTGATCACCGCGAAGAAAAAAGACTCTACCGGCATCTGCTTCATCGGCGAGCGCAAATTCCGCGATTTCCTGGGGCGTTACCTGCCTGCTCAGCCGGGTAAAATTGTCACCGTCGACGGGGAAGAGATTGGCCAGCATCAGGGGCTGATGTACCACACGCTCGGCCAGCGTAAAGGCCTGGGTATTGGCGGGACCAAAGAAGGTAGCGAAGATCCATGGTATGTTGTCGACAAAGACGTCGAAAACAATATTCTGGTTGTTGCCCAGGGTCACGATCATCCGCGTCTGATGTCCGTTGGCCTTATTGCACAGCAGCTGCACTGGGTCGATCGTGAGCCGCTGAAAGGCACGCTGCGCTGCACGGTGAAAACACGCTACCGTCAGACCGATATTCCTTGCACCATTACCGCGCTCGATGACGATCGCATTGACGTGCGTTTCGACGAGCCGGTCGCCGCCGTCACCCCGGGTCAGTCTGCTGTCTTCTACAGCGGCGAAATCTGTCTGGGCGGCGGGATCATTGAACAGCGCCTGCCGCTGCCTGCTGTTTAA
- the hflD gene encoding high frequency lysogenization protein HflD yields MAKNYYDITLALAGICQSARLVQQLAHQGHCDADALHVSLNSVIDLNPGSTLGVFGGSETNLRLGLETLLGVLNASSRQGLNAELTRYTLSLMVLERKLNAAKGAMNTLGDRIAGLQRQLDHFDLQSETLLSAMAGIYVDVISPLGPRIQVTGSPAVLQSPQVQAKVRASLLAGIRAAVLWHQVGGGRLQLMFSRNRLTTQAKQILAHC; encoded by the coding sequence GTGGCGAAGAACTACTATGACATCACCCTGGCGCTGGCGGGAATTTGCCAGTCAGCCCGTCTGGTGCAACAGCTGGCGCATCAGGGTCACTGCGACGCAGATGCCCTGCACGTTTCACTGAACAGCGTTATCGATCTCAACCCCGGCTCGACACTGGGCGTGTTCGGCGGCAGTGAAACCAATCTTCGTCTCGGTCTTGAAACCCTGCTCGGCGTGCTTAACGCCAGCAGCCGTCAGGGATTAAACGCGGAGCTGACCCGCTACACGTTAAGCCTGATGGTGCTGGAACGTAAGCTGAACGCCGCAAAAGGCGCAATGAATACGCTGGGCGATCGCATTGCCGGGCTGCAGCGTCAGCTCGATCATTTTGACCTGCAGTCGGAAACGCTGCTGAGCGCAATGGCGGGGATTTATGTCGACGTCATCAGCCCGCTGGGTCCGCGTATTCAGGTCACCGGATCCCCTGCCGTGCTGCAAAGTCCGCAGGTACAGGCAAAAGTGCGCGCGTCCCTGCTGGCAGGGATCCGCGCCGCCGTGCTGTGGCACCAGGTTGGCGGTGGCCGCCTGCAGTTAATGTTTTCTCGTAATCGCCTGACCACTCAGGCAAAACAAATTCTTGCTCATTGTTAA
- the purB gene encoding adenylosuccinate lyase: MELSSLTAVSPVDGRYGDKVSALRGIFSEYGLLKFRVQVEVRWLQKLAAQAAIKEVPAFDEKANDYLDKIVAEFSEQDAARIKTIERTTNHDVKAVEYFLKEKVESVPALHAVSEFIHFACTSEDINNLSHALMLSTARKEVVLPYWRKIIDAVKALSVEYRDIPLLSRTHGQPATPSTMGKEMANVAYRMERQYRQLEQVEILGKINGAVGNYNAHIAAYPEVDWHQFSEEFVTSLGIQWNPYTTQIEPHDYIAELFDCIARFNTILIDFDRDVWGYIALNHFKQKTIAGEIGSSTMPHKVNPIDFENSEGNLGLANAVLQHMASKLPVSRWQRDLTDSTVLRNLGVGIGYALIAYQSTLKGVSKLEVNRDRLLDELDHNWEVLAEPIQTVMRRYGIEKPYEKLKELTRGKRVDAEGMKQFIDGLALPEEEKTRLKAMTPANYIGRAITMVDELK, translated from the coding sequence ATGGAATTATCCTCACTGACCGCCGTATCCCCTGTCGATGGACGCTACGGCGATAAAGTCAGCGCGCTGCGCGGGATCTTCAGCGAATATGGTTTGCTGAAGTTCCGTGTTCAGGTTGAAGTACGCTGGCTGCAAAAGCTGGCCGCCCAGGCAGCAATCAAGGAAGTTCCTGCTTTTGACGAAAAGGCAAACGATTACCTTGATAAAATCGTTGCCGAGTTCAGCGAACAAGACGCCGCGCGCATTAAAACCATTGAACGCACCACCAACCACGACGTGAAAGCGGTTGAGTACTTCCTGAAAGAGAAAGTGGAAAGCGTCCCTGCCCTGCACGCCGTGTCTGAGTTCATTCACTTCGCCTGTACCTCTGAAGACATCAACAACCTGTCTCATGCGCTGATGCTCTCCACCGCGCGCAAAGAAGTCGTGCTGCCTTACTGGCGTAAAATCATCGACGCGGTAAAAGCGCTGTCCGTGGAATACCGCGACATTCCGCTGCTCTCCCGTACCCACGGTCAGCCAGCCACCCCATCCACGATGGGTAAAGAGATGGCGAACGTCGCGTACCGTATGGAGCGCCAGTACCGTCAGCTGGAGCAGGTTGAGATCCTCGGCAAAATCAACGGCGCGGTCGGTAACTATAACGCCCACATCGCCGCTTATCCGGAAGTTGACTGGCACCAGTTCAGCGAAGAGTTCGTGACCTCTCTGGGCATTCAGTGGAACCCGTACACCACCCAGATTGAGCCGCACGACTATATCGCCGAACTGTTTGACTGCATCGCGCGCTTCAACACCATCCTGATCGACTTCGATCGTGACGTGTGGGGCTACATCGCCCTGAACCACTTCAAGCAGAAAACCATCGCCGGTGAAATCGGCTCTTCCACCATGCCGCACAAAGTAAACCCAATCGACTTCGAAAACTCCGAAGGTAACCTGGGCCTTGCGAACGCCGTGCTGCAGCATATGGCGAGCAAACTGCCGGTATCCCGCTGGCAGCGCGACCTGACCGACTCCACCGTACTGCGTAACCTGGGCGTGGGCATTGGCTACGCGCTGATCGCGTACCAGTCCACCCTGAAAGGCGTGAGCAAACTGGAAGTGAACCGTGACCGTCTGCTGGACGAGCTGGACCACAACTGGGAAGTGCTGGCGGAGCCAATCCAGACCGTTATGCGCCGTTACGGTATCGAAAAACCGTACGAGAAGCTGAAAGAGCTGACCCGCGGCAAACGCGTTGACGCCGAAGGCATGAAGCAGTTTATCGACGGTCTGGCGCTGCCGGAAGAAGAGAAAACGCGCCTGAAGGCGATGACCCCGGCGAACTACATTGGTCGCGCCATCACCATGGTCGACGAGCTGAAGTAA